A window of the Dryobates pubescens isolate bDryPub1 chromosome 36, bDryPub1.pri, whole genome shotgun sequence genome harbors these coding sequences:
- the LOC104309383 gene encoding feather keratin Cos1-2, whose translation MSCCNPCMPCRPCGPTPLANSCNEPCCVKCQDSTVAIQPSAVIVTLPGPILSSFPQNTVVGSSTSAAVGSILSSEGVPINSGGFDLSCITNRYSCRPCRPC comes from the coding sequence ATGTCCTGCTGCAACCCCTGCATGCCCTGCCGGCCCTGCGGCCCAACCCCgctggccaacagctgcaacgagccctgctgtgtgaagtgccaggACTCCACCGTTGCCATCCAACCATCTGCTGTGATAGTGACCCTGCCTGgacccatcctcagctccttccctcagaaCACTGTTGTGggctcctccacctctgctgctgttggcagcatcctcagctctgaGGGAGTGCCCATCAACTCCGGGGGCTTTGACCTCTCCTGCATCACCAACCGCTACTCTTGCCGGCCCTGCCGCCCCTGCTAG